In Natronococcus occultus SP4, the following proteins share a genomic window:
- a CDS encoding TetR/AcrR family transcriptional regulator, whose translation MTDPDVRTSIMRAAYEALCEHGYTELTAQDIADRTDKSKSLLFYHYDSKEDLLADFLEFLFERFDDRVAETRDLPPVERLATFVDWFLYGPGENDRQSFHVAMLELRTQGPYNDRFREKLRKSDDQLREILEEILRDGLEAGEFRDHDPETTAAVLIAAFDGARIRQLTIGRDAYLEEVREGTATWVFDDLLAEDASFPADRDPRTLPENDHQHRLAADLGADTREADDETAERDRE comes from the coding sequence GTGACTGACCCTGACGTTCGTACCTCGATCATGCGCGCGGCCTACGAGGCGCTCTGTGAACACGGCTACACCGAGCTGACGGCCCAGGATATCGCCGACAGGACCGACAAGAGCAAGTCGCTGCTGTTCTACCACTACGACTCCAAGGAGGACCTGCTGGCGGACTTTCTCGAGTTCCTCTTCGAGCGGTTCGACGATCGGGTCGCCGAAACCCGGGATCTTCCCCCGGTCGAGCGACTGGCGACGTTCGTCGACTGGTTTCTCTACGGTCCCGGCGAGAACGATCGCCAGTCGTTCCACGTCGCGATGCTCGAGTTGCGCACGCAGGGGCCGTACAACGACCGGTTCCGCGAGAAGCTCCGCAAGAGCGACGACCAGCTTCGCGAGATCCTCGAGGAGATCCTCCGAGACGGGCTCGAGGCCGGCGAGTTCCGGGACCACGACCCCGAGACGACCGCGGCGGTGCTGATCGCGGCCTTCGACGGCGCGCGGATCCGCCAGCTGACGATCGGGCGGGACGCCTATCTGGAGGAGGTCCGTGAGGGAACCGCGACGTGGGTGTTCGACGACCTGCTCGCCGAGGACGCGTCGTTCCCGGCCGATCGCGACCCGCGGACTCTCCCCGAGAACGACCACCAGCATCGGCTCGCCGCCGACCTGGGAGCCGACACGAGAGAGGCGGACGACGAGACGGCCGAGCGTGATCGGGAGTGA
- a CDS encoding 30S ribosomal protein S6e — MASFTVVVGDPDSGSTYQLEADDQDANRFIGKSIGEEVDGTAVGLDGYTLEITGGSDEAGRPLSPDVAGPNLEEVLMKGRQVGYHPTRDGERRRVTVRGREVSDAVAQINASVVESGSSDIDELLGGDDE; from the coding sequence ATGGCAAGTTTCACAGTCGTCGTTGGCGATCCGGACTCCGGGTCGACCTACCAGCTCGAAGCGGACGATCAGGACGCGAACCGGTTCATCGGCAAGTCGATCGGCGAGGAAGTCGACGGCACCGCCGTCGGACTCGACGGCTACACTCTCGAGATCACCGGTGGCTCCGACGAGGCCGGCCGACCGCTCAGCCCCGACGTCGCCGGACCGAATCTCGAGGAAGTGCTGATGAAGGGCCGCCAGGTCGGCTACCACCCCACCCGGGACGGCGAGCGACGCCGCGTCACGGTCCGTGGACGGGAGGTCTCCGACGCCGTCGCACAGATCAACGCCTCCGTGGTCGAATCCGGGAGCAGCGACATCGACGAGCTGCTGGGCGGCGACGACGAGTAA
- a CDS encoding MATE family efflux transporter: MSESRTGTDRSVNVIDGGLFKPLLVLSAPIVASQLLQVGYNLADTYWVGRLGGDAVAALSYSWAIVFLMVSVGGGLTVAGTVLISQHKGAGNFTRSSHVAGQTLSFVTIVGVAFGALGYLLSPWLIRLVGAEPGSDAFAYAVTYTRIVFVGVAFMFWFFIFDALSRGWGDTRTPLYLMVISVAINVVIDPFLILGFADNPMFAWVGLTGLEATLYEATGFEGYGVAGAAVATVFSRGIAAVVGLYLLFSGRVGLKPSLSDLRLESETVRKVLEIGGPIATEQGFRAFGITVLTALIAIAGTEAVAAYGIVNRLSSLMFLPALGLARGTETVVGQNLGAGQVDRAKKAVTLSTALVLSIFAVVIGVAYQFAQPITAIFIEGEESAQVIAYGAAYVTIVGPSYLFLGAFQIMLGGIRGSGSTRAAMLLSIQELWLYRIPIAAVAIVVLEMGVIGVWYAVAISYVVSALVTAAWFLRGTWTDSVVADEAPTPDPSPGD; encoded by the coding sequence GTGAGCGAGTCGCGGACGGGAACGGATCGTTCGGTAAACGTCATCGACGGCGGCCTGTTCAAGCCGCTGCTCGTTCTTTCGGCACCGATCGTCGCCAGTCAGCTCCTGCAGGTCGGGTATAACCTCGCTGACACCTACTGGGTCGGGCGGCTCGGCGGCGACGCCGTCGCCGCGCTGTCGTACTCGTGGGCGATCGTCTTCCTGATGGTCAGCGTCGGTGGCGGCCTGACCGTCGCGGGGACGGTGCTGATCTCCCAGCACAAGGGTGCGGGCAACTTCACTCGGTCCTCCCACGTCGCCGGACAGACGCTGTCGTTCGTCACGATCGTCGGCGTCGCCTTCGGCGCGCTCGGCTATCTGCTCTCGCCGTGGCTGATCCGACTGGTCGGCGCCGAACCCGGCAGCGACGCCTTCGCCTACGCCGTCACCTACACGCGGATCGTCTTCGTCGGCGTCGCGTTCATGTTCTGGTTTTTCATCTTCGACGCGCTCTCGCGGGGGTGGGGCGACACCCGAACCCCGCTGTACCTGATGGTGATCAGCGTCGCCATCAACGTCGTCATCGATCCGTTTCTCATCCTCGGGTTCGCCGACAACCCGATGTTCGCCTGGGTCGGCCTGACGGGTCTCGAGGCGACGCTCTACGAGGCCACCGGGTTCGAGGGGTACGGCGTCGCCGGCGCCGCCGTCGCGACCGTGTTCTCCCGGGGGATCGCGGCGGTCGTCGGCCTGTACCTGCTCTTTTCGGGCCGGGTCGGGCTGAAGCCGTCGCTGTCCGACCTCCGCCTCGAGAGCGAGACCGTCCGAAAGGTCCTCGAGATCGGCGGACCGATCGCGACCGAGCAGGGGTTTCGAGCCTTCGGGATCACCGTTCTGACGGCGCTGATCGCGATCGCCGGCACCGAGGCCGTCGCGGCCTACGGGATCGTCAACCGCCTCTCGTCGCTGATGTTCCTGCCCGCGCTCGGGCTCGCTCGCGGGACCGAAACCGTCGTCGGCCAGAACCTGGGCGCTGGCCAGGTCGACCGGGCCAAGAAGGCGGTCACGCTCAGCACGGCGCTCGTTCTCTCGATCTTTGCCGTCGTGATCGGCGTCGCCTACCAGTTCGCCCAACCGATCACGGCGATCTTCATCGAGGGCGAGGAGTCCGCACAGGTGATCGCCTACGGCGCCGCCTACGTCACTATCGTCGGTCCCTCCTACCTCTTCCTCGGCGCCTTCCAGATCATGCTCGGCGGGATCCGGGGCAGTGGCTCGACCCGCGCCGCGATGCTCCTTTCGATCCAGGAGCTGTGGCTCTACCGCATCCCGATCGCCGCCGTCGCCATCGTCGTCCTCGAGATGGGCGTCATCGGCGTCTGGTACGCCGTCGCGATCTCGTACGTCGTTTCGGCACTCGTCACGGCCGCGTGGTTCCTGCGAGGAACCTGGACCGACAGCGTCGTCGCCGACGAGGCGCCGACCCCGGACCCGAGTCCTGGCGACTGA
- a CDS encoding TM2 domain protein, whose translation MTGLSRPIWPAYLLTVLVAGLGHWYLGRWKRGAIWFVLYVLALGFLSARSVSGALDLGDPFVVTALQVESVSYTDIAVPLAILIVCLVDVYLIGLLRRTASPSETPPGEARSNGPS comes from the coding sequence ATGACCGGGCTTAGCCGACCGATCTGGCCGGCGTATCTCCTGACGGTCCTCGTCGCCGGGCTCGGCCACTGGTATCTCGGCCGGTGGAAACGGGGCGCGATCTGGTTCGTGCTCTACGTCCTCGCGCTTGGCTTTCTGAGCGCGCGGTCCGTCTCGGGCGCGCTCGATCTCGGCGACCCGTTCGTCGTCACTGCCCTCCAGGTCGAGTCGGTTAGCTACACCGACATCGCGGTCCCGCTCGCGATCCTGATCGTCTGTCTGGTCGACGTCTACCTCATCGGGCTCCTGCGCCGGACCGCGTCCCCGAGTGAGACACCCCCCGGTGAGGCGCGCTCGAACGGACCGTCCTGA